A genomic window from Vitis riparia cultivar Riparia Gloire de Montpellier isolate 1030 chromosome 18, EGFV_Vit.rip_1.0, whole genome shotgun sequence includes:
- the LOC117906145 gene encoding disease resistance protein RPV1-like, translating into MPNLEILNLEGCTSLKILPGNFDKLEHLRCLSCDGCTSLKSFPKIEGNTSKLREINLSKTAIIEVPSSIEHLNGLEYFHLSGCFNLVSLPRSICNLSSLQTLYLDHCSKLKGFPEMKDNMGNLERLNLSSTAIEELSSSVGHLKALKHLDLSECTYLVNLPESIFNISSLETLNVRRCLKLKDFPKIKNNMENLERLDLSFTAIEELPYSIGYLKALKHLDLSCCDNLVNLPESICNLSSLEKLRVRNCPKLQRLQVDLEDGSHILRSLNTTCDIIKQGVIWSNDRFSSLETLHLRCSQMEGEILNHHIWSLSSLVELCIRNSDLTGRGILSDSFYPSSLVGLSVGNFNLMEVGDKGESNDSPLSVGIQGILNDIWNLSSLVKLSLNNCNLMEVGILSDVWNLSSLEKLSLNNCNLKEGEILNRICHLPSLEELSLDGNHFSSIPAGIRLLSNLRALHLRHCKKLQEIPELPSSLRDLYMSHCKKLRAIPKLPSNLLLLDMHSSDGISSLSNHSLFNCLKSKLYQEPQISLGASELRDMAMEIVIPRSSGILEGRRNQSMGSHQVRRELPQNWYENNDLLGFALCCVYVWVLDEFNPRYGPLSCLDCKLAISGNCQSKDVGKFQIESECYCSDDDDDHGSASDLVWVIYYPKDAIKKQYLSNQWTHFTASFGSATLEAKECGIHLIYGCFKCQRDKECQQKLCLKGSAINELPLIESPFELGSLCLRECKNLESLPSTICELKSLTTLSCSGCSQLTIFPEILETLENLRELHLEGTAIEELPSSIQHLRGLQYLNLAYYNNLVSLPETIYRLKSLVFLSCTGCSQLKSFPEILEISKIYESFL; encoded by the exons ATGCCAAATTTGGAGATCCTGAATCTAGAAG GGTGCACAAGCCTCAAGATTCTTCCAGGGAACTTTGATAAGTTGGAACATCTTCGATGTCTCTCTTGTGACGGGTGCACAAGCCTCAAGAGTTTCCCAAAAATCGAGGGAAATACGAGTAAGCTAAGAGAGATTAATTTAAGTAAAACAGCTATAATAGAAGTACCATCATCAATTGAGCATCTAAATGGGCTTGAATACTTCCATTTAAGTGGATGCTTCAACCTCGTAAGTCTTCCGAGGAGTATTTGTAATTTGAGTTCTCTTCAAACTCTCTATCTGGATCACTGTTCAAAACTAAAGGGTTTTCCAGAAATGAAGGACAATATGGGGAATCTAGAAAGGCTTAATTTGAGTTCTACAGCTATAGAAGAGCTTTCATCATCAGTTGGACATCTAAAGGCTCTTAAACACCTAGATTTGTCAGAATGCACATACCTTGTGAATCTTCCAGAGAGCATTTTCAATATCAGCTCTCTTGAAACTCTCAATGTGAGGAGGTGTTTAAAGCTAAAGGACTTTCCAAAGATCAAGAACAACATGGAAAATCTAGAAAGGCTTGATTTGAGTTTTACAGCTATAGAAGAGCTTCCATATTCAATTGGATATCTAAAGGCTCTTAAACACCTAGATTTATCATGTTGTGACAACCTTGTGAATCTTCCAGAGAGCATTTGCAATTTGAGCTCTCTTGAAAAGCTTAGAGTCCGAAACTGTCCAAAACTCCAGAGATTGCAGGTGGACCTAGAGGATGGTTCACACATCTTAAGATCATTAAATACAACTTGTGACATAATAAAGCAAGGTGTAATCTGGAGCAATGACCGCTTCTCCTCATTAGAAACATTACATCTACGGTGCAGTCAAATGGAAGGAGAGATCCTTAATCATCATATTTGGTCCCTGTCATCACTGGTGGAATTATGTATAAGAAACTCTGATCTCACGGGAAGAGGAATCCTCAGTGATAGTTTCTACCCATCATCATTGGTAGGATTATCTGTAGGTAACTTCAATCTAATGGAAGTAGGTGATAAGGGAGAATCAAATGATTCTCCCTTATCAGTAGGAATCCAAGGAATCCTCAATGATATTTGGAACCTATCTTCACTGGTGAAATTATCTCTAAATAACTGCAATCTAATGGAAGTAGGAATCCTTAGTGATGTTTGGAACCTATCTTCACTGGAGAAATTATCTCTAAATAACTGCAATCTAAAGGAAGGAGAGATCCTCAATCGTATTTGCCACCTGCCATCGTTGGAAGAATTATCTCTGGATGGGAACCATTTTAGTAGCATACCTGCTGGCATCAGACTACTTTCCAATCTAAGAGCCCTCCACTTGAGACATTGCAAGAAGCTTCAAGAAATTCCAGAGCTTCCATCAAGTTTAAGAGACCTTTACATGAGCCACTGCAAAAAGCTTCGAGCAATTCCAAAGCTTCCATCAAATCTGCTACTTTTAGATATGCACAGTTCAGATGGTATTTCATCACTGTCGAATCATTCTCTGTTCAATTgcttgaaatcaaaattatatcaG GAACCCCAGATTTCTCTTGGTGCTTCTGAATTACGAGACATGGCAATGGAAATTGTTATTCCTAGGAGTAGTGGAATTCTAGAGGGAAGAAGGAATCAGAGTATGGGAAGTCATCAAGTAAGAAGAGAGCTCCCTCAGAATTGGTATGAAAACAATGACTTGCTGGGATTTGCTTTATGCTGTGTTTATGTTTGGGTACTTGATGAATTCAACCCTAGATATGGACCATTATCGTGCTTGGATTGTAAATTGGCTATCTCGGGAAATTGTCAATCAAAAGATGTGGGCAAATTCCAAATTGAATCTGAATGTTATTGctctgatgatgatgatgatcatgGTAGTGCATCAGATCTAGTATGGGTTATATATTATCCCAAGGATGCTATTAAGAAGCAATATCTCTCCAATCAATGGACACACTTTACGGCTTCATTTGGAAGCGCAACCCTTGAAGCGAAAGAGTGCGGGATCCATCTTATATATGGCTGCTTCAAATGTCAACGAGATAAAGAATGCCAACAGAAGCTTTGTTTAAAGGGCAGTGCTATTAATGAGCTTCCCCTTATTGAGAGTCCCTTTGAACTTGGTAGTCTGTGTTTGCGGGAGTGCAAAAACCTAGAGAGTCTGCCAAGTACCATCTGTGAGTTGAAGTCCCTTACAACTCTCTCTTGTTCTGGCTGTTCACAACTAACTATCTTTCCAGAAATCTTAGAGACTTTGGAAAATTTAAGAGAGCTTCATTTAGAAGGGACTGCCATCGAAGAACTACCATCATCAATTCAACATCTAAGAGGGCTTCAGTATTTGAATCTGGCATATTACAACAACCTTGTGAGCCTTCCAGAAACCATTTATCGTTTGAAATCCCTCGTATTTCTCTCTTGCACTGGTTGTTCACAACTAAAGAGCTTTCCAGAAATCCTGGAGATATCGAAAATTTACGAGAGCTTTCTTTAG